The window TTTGGGATTGTCATCTGTGACATGGATACTGTCAGAAGCGGCACTGCTTATACTTGTTCTCTGGAACGGAGGTTGGCAGGCTTCATCTAGACTGCTATTGTTCATGATGAATGAAACCGCTGGAGTTGATGTCTGCAAAAAAAGGGAAGGGAATGCTtcattatactatatgtaagatAATACGACATCATTATTTTGGAAAGGGGCAGGCAACAATGAGAGTGGCAGGAAGGATTAGTAGGTGGAGTTGTATTGCGACTACATCCGCACGCATCATACCATCATTGTCTCCGGACTCTTGACCACGGCAGCAGCCACGGTCTCTGCCAGTGGTGTGAGAAGGGACATGGAAGAGATGTTCAAGGCATCCTCCGCCTCTTGATCCTGCTCCTCCAAAACTCCTTGGAACAGATCGTTGATAACGGCAGAGTCGACGGAACCGTCGACGCACAATTCGATCTCCCCGTCTTCGGCGTTCTCTTCATCTTTTGGCGCGTCGGCCATTTTGTCCTCATGTCTCATCGGACTCGACGCGGATGCCGGGGGACAATTGAGGAAGCCGGTTCCTGTCGATCACGTTGAACGCGCCCATATTAAAATCGGCAAAATGGAAATGAACTGAACACAATGCACAATTTCCTTATGTATTGCGATTGTCGCAGCACCTGGGGGAAGGggggaaggaagaaaaaaagaagtgccCTAACTGCCTCAATCCCAGCGGGTAAGAACAGAAGTGtccattttcatccatttttggaacaattaaaagaaaaggaTTATGAACGCAACAGGTTCATTTAAAAATCGGAACTTTGACCTAGAAAAGAAACTTTCCCAACACTGGCTAGTGGTCAAGGGTACGTCAAAATACCTAGAGTTGCGTCCTTTTCAGGGCTTTTTGGAGCTTCAGGAAAAGGTGCTTTGGGCTCATCTTTTTGCTCAACCAAGGCCATGTTGCTATCCACACATTTGTCAAGACTTtcctaaaaaaatataaaaggagagagagagagaaattgaTCAGACCAACACAAAACAGACAAGAAACTGTGGATGTAGTATGTGCAGACATCAATCCACAGTTGGCCACCACTTAATTAGGTGGCGATGCCATAGGTACAAATGACACAAAACATTGAGGCCGTTTGTGTGTGTCCACCGTATCCATCCGATTTGGATATACTATTCACGCAAACACTGTAGTATATCAACCTTGAGGTCTGTTCTTTTCTTGCTTTCTGAGCCAGCATCTCTGCTTTTCCACAAATTATTGCCCTGGGGCCGACTCCGAATCTGAGCCAGTTCAGACTCGCGCTCCTGAAAAGAGAAGTCATCGTCTTTAGTAGATAGACGAGAAGGATAAATGTCAGCACTAGCGTCCGTAGGTACCTACCAGTTTTTGTTTGTGGGCGAGATCAGCTGTGGTCGTTTGTGCCGCTTGGGCAGCCATGAACCTGTTTTGCACAAGTCTACCGTTTGGTGTGGCCGGCTGGGTGCTTCGCCCCGTCGGCGAGTTTGTAAGCTCCTGGCATCGCTCGCCAAATCGGTCCAGGAAGGACTTGACCTGGACGCCTTGCGGCCCTAGAGGAGAAAAACGTCAGGTGTGTAGGGCTGAAGCACAACTTCTCTTTAAGCATGAAGAGAAGCGCTTGCTTGGCTGTAGATCTGTCTGGACTGCAACGTCCTATCGGGAGTCGATTAGCATTACAACGAATGACTCAAAGGACACAGTTAAGGTGAGAGTTTTTGAGGCTGTTGATTCTATGACGGACTTTTGTCAATGCGATTGTACATGGTGGATAGTGCAGTGAAGAAAACGGTCGTATGAATTCAAAGTCAGAAAAAATGCACTAGCACTATAGCTTACCGGGACTAGCCGCAGCGGTGTTCTTTGCAAAAGTTGCTTTGGCAGAGAGCTGTGGTGTGAAAACATTGGCAACAGCAGCGCTTTTCAGAGAGCTCGACGGCGACTCCGCTGCTTTCCGAGGCCTCGTTACCGACTGAGGCGTCGCTACACTTTCGGTCTTCTCGCGGGGCTGGAGCggcgcggccgccgccgccgccgcctggaTGAAGGCTTTCTGGGGCCTCGGCTCATTTGATGAATACGTGGAGGCAGACAAATGCGCATTCCTACAGGCCGACTTGGGAGTAAAAGCGGCAACAGACTTTTTCTCTTTTGAAATGCTGACATGGCTTAAGTCGTCTTCCCAAGTTCCAATGGTGGCAGCAAGGACGGCCAGTTTTCCTCTCCGCCCGACTGACGTTTCCGagggcgcggcggcggcggcggggtcgGAACTTGTCGCGACATTTTCTCTCAACAGACGCGGAGGCGCGGAGTCTTCCGCACTCTCGTCTGCAAGAGCGAAACACACCGAGCGGTTAGGCGATGACAATCTGAAAAGCGAGCATCCCAATTTCAATGTTAACATTGAGCACGATCACACTTCCATGTTGATACAAGAACAACCGACAGCCCCAAGAAGCGTTCTGCGCTTGGCCATTACCATCGGGTAACGATACAGCGCATCACGCAGCCCTGGCGAGCGGTGCGACCGGGAGCCGAGCCGAGCGGGTCTGGCTTTTCGAAACACTCTCCTCACCATTATTGCTTTTGCTTTCGAGACCGAATACCACATACGAGGAGGGCTGGCTGCCGCCCATTTTGGAAAATATGCAATACCCTTGCTGCGATTGATATGATTCCCATATTTCACATGTATCGAAAGAATTGATATTTTTCATGGAATGCAAGAATCCTAGAGTCCTAGTTCAAAGTAAAAAGCAGCTTACCGATGCCATCCCAGCATTTCCTCTGTTGGGCAAGCCTCTGTAGACGCGACTTCATatcggtggtggcggcggcagcggcggcagcggcggcaggtGAACCTTCCGCAGCAGGGTCTTTGACGCTCTTCGTTGCAACCGGAGCCACGTCAACAAGCCCGGACGTTTGCATTTTGGAAGGCGCAGCCGCAGCAATCTTCTCTGGTGCTGGCAGAAGCGTTTTCAACTCTACCGGCTGAGCGGGCGATCGGGTTTCCCCGGTCGAAGATGTCGGTGGGACGCTTACAGGGACAACAGGGGGCTTCTTGTCTGTTAGGGGATCTGGCTGAACAGGAGCCGGCGTTTGACTCTTTTCCGCCTCGACCGGCTCGGTATTTTCCGTTGAGCATCTGCGCTTGGACGGAGACGGTTTCAAGGAGGTCTGAGTCACTGGGAGGAATGAAAACATAAAGATGTGAAGTCTTCATCCAAGTGGTTAGTCGATGGAAATCAGACATACCTTCCGCAATAACCGTCTTAATCATCACACCGTTTGTATCAGTCAGAGGCTCCCTGGGTCTTTTGACTAGCTGTCGCTCTGCCGCATTTGGTCTGGCCGCCATCTTCTTCTGGAGGTTCTCTCTTCGAGCCCGTGTCCGCTCCAAGAGTTTCTGACGGGATGGTCGACATGGAACCGTTTCTTGACATTTTCCAAGAAGGCCATGCTAAAACAACTTCAATACGACTGACATGTGAAAGTATCAAACAGTTGACATGGGTTCTTTATTCTTTTTCCATAATAAAAGTCAATATCATATGTTGGTAACACACACCTGAGCCTTTCTTCTTGTATTGCACACAAAGTCAAACGTTTCGGTCCAATGCCTCCAAGTGAGTTTTCAAAGGACAGCATGTGAACGCAGCCGGCCGAATGTTTGGTGGTGGTCGGAGGGGCACACTGCCAGCCTGCCAggctgccagccagccagccagccgaccgaccgaccgccccCTCCCCCTCGCCACGCCTCTGGCAGCCTGCCTGCTGTGAACCTTAGCACCACCAGTGCGAATGGGCGCGGGAGTACTTGGGAGTACAATTCCAAGCGTCTTTGAGTGTCCAAAAAGAGTGCTATACAAGTTTGATGTATTTCTTTGAACTAAAGTCTTATCCCTGTCTTTGACGACGTTTTAGGAATAGTTGTTAGTAACTAATGGCTCAAATAACTCTTCCGCCAACTTTCAACAGCGAAAACTACCTGCACACACCATCTATGGGCCTTGGAAAAGGACAGTCAATGTTTGAATGAAAAACGAATCGCCTCGTGACGT of the Syngnathus typhle isolate RoL2023-S1 ecotype Sweden linkage group LG20, RoL_Styp_1.0, whole genome shotgun sequence genome contains:
- the anln gene encoding anillin is translated as MDPFTEKLLERTRARRENLQKKMAARPNAAERQLVKRPREPLTDTNGVMIKTVIAEVTQTSLKPSPSKRRCSTENTEPVEAEKSQTPAPVQPDPLTDKKPPVVPVSVPPTSSTGETRSPAQPVELKTLLPAPEKIAAAAPSKMQTSGLVDVAPVATKSVKDPAAEGSPAAAAAAAAATTDMKSRLQRLAQQRKCWDGIDESAEDSAPPRLLRENVATSSDPAAAAAPSETSVGRRGKLAVLAATIGTWEDDLSHVSISKEKKSVAAFTPKSACRNAHLSASTYSSNEPRPQKAFIQAAAAAAAPLQPREKTESVATPQSVTRPRKAAESPSSSLKSAAVANVFTPQLSAKATFAKNTAAASPGPQGVQVKSFLDRFGERCQELTNSPTGRSTQPATPNGRLVQNRFMAAQAAQTTTADLAHKQKLERESELAQIRSRPQGNNLWKSRDAGSESKKRTDLKESLDKCVDSNMALVEQKDEPKAPFPEAPKSPEKDATLGTGFLNCPPASASSPMRHEDKMADAPKDEENAEDGEIELCVDGSVDSAVINDLFQGVLEEQDQEAEDALNISSMSLLTPLAETVAAAVVKSPETMMTSTPAVSFIMNNSSLDEACQPPFQRTSISSAASDSIHVTDDNPKLPYSVDAYRSTRVKESEKANAKGKTAKKELSHRAEELGGSSLSSVKQKLKILTNEMNLQQTVIHQASQALNCCTDEEHGKGSQVEAEAERLLLVATVKREALKTELQHLKGEKRTPVASTASGISASKGSVCLQDLRLPLKADFVCSSASKPESTKHSFFILIRAGAENTVATPLASTHCGLTGDTLAFPTKLTLSDVSSEFAIDIQVYCLIQKCEISSDKKKKASKSKAITPKRFLAITKSSQTPVLASPGGPSAVRTSNFVLVGHHKLTLASIGENKFHLEKVPFLCPLEGHVYLRMLCQVNSKVEERSFLTMFEDVSGFGAWRRRWCVLSGYCISYWTYPDDEKRKNPIGRINLAKCISNRVEAAKREFCARPNTLELVTVRAQREDDKETLVSQCSNSMCVTKNWLSADTKEERDLWLHKLNQILVDLRLWQPGGSSKPL